A genomic window from Sorex araneus isolate mSorAra2 chromosome 2, mSorAra2.pri, whole genome shotgun sequence includes:
- the FARSA gene encoding phenylalanine--tRNA ligase alpha subunit, which translates to MADGPLSEVLLRRLEAADGGLDSAELAADLGVEHQAVVGAVKSLQALGEVIEAELRSTKRWELTAEGEEIAREGSHEARVFRSVPPGGLAQSELMQLPSGKVGFSKAMSNKWIRVDKSAADGPRVFRVADNVEDEVQKRLQLVRTGQAEKLNEKERSELRKRKLLTEATLKTYWVSKGSAFSTSVSKQDAELSPEMISSGSWRDRPFKPYNFAARGVLPDSGHLHPLLKVRTQFRQIFLEMGFSEMPTDNFIESSFWNFDALFQPQQHPARDQHDTFFLQDPAEAPQLPMDYVSRVRRTHSQGGYGSQGYKYPWKVEEARKNLLRTHTTSASARALYRLAQKKPFTPVKYFSIDRVFRNETLDSTHLAEFHQIEGVVADHGLTLGHLMGVLREFFTKLGITQLRFKPAYNPYTEPSMEVFSYHQGLKKWVEVGNSGLFRPEMLLPMGLPENVSVIAWGLSLERPTMIKYGINNIRELVGHKVNLQMVYDSPLCRLDSPAPPPTQAAA; encoded by the exons ATGGCGGACGGTCCGCTTTCCGAGGTGCTGCTGCGACGGCTGGAGGCGGCGGATGGCGGGCTGGACAGCGCGGAGCTGGCGGCTGATCTTGGCGTGGAGCATCAGGCCGTCGTGGGCGCTGTGAAGAGCCTGCAGGCCCTGGGCGAG GTCATCGAGGCCGAGCTGCGTTCCACCAAGCGCTGGGAACTGACGGCTGAGGGCGAGGAGATCGCCCGGGAGGGCAGCCACGAGGCCCGCGTGTTCCGCAGCGTCCCCCCGGGGGGCCTGGCACAGAGCGAGCTGATG CAACTGCCCAGCGGCAAGGTGGGCTTCAGCAAGGCCATGTCCAATAAGTGGATCCGTGTGGACAAGAGTGCAGCTGACGGGCCCCGGGTGTTCCGTGTG GCGGACAATGTGGAGGACGAGGTTCAGAAGCGGCTCCAGCTGGTGCGCACCGGGCAGGCTGAGAAGCTGAACGAGAAGGAGCGGAGCGAGCTGAGGAAGAGGAAGCTGCTGACGGAAGC GACCCTGAAGACCTACTGGGTGAGCAAAGGCAGCGCcttcagcaccagtgtctccaagcAGGACGCAGAGCTGAGCCCAGAGATGATCTCCAG cgGCTCCTGGCGGGACCGACCCTTCAAGCCCTACAACTTTGCGGCCCGGGGCGTGCTCCCCGACAGTGGCCACCTGCACCCGCTGCTTAAGGTCCGCACGCAGTTCCGCCAGATCTTCTTGGAGATGGG GTTCTCTGAGATGCCCACTGACAACTTCATCGAAAGCTCCTTCTGGAATTTCGATGCGCTGTTCCAGCCACAGCAGCACCCAGCACGGGACCAGCACGACACCTTCTTCCTGCAAG ACCCGGCGGAGGCCCCGCAGCTGCCTATGGACTATGTCAGCCGGGTTCGGCGCACGCACTCGCAGGGGGGCTACGGCTCCCAGGG GTACAAGTATCCCTGGAAGGTGGAAGAGGCCCGCAAGAACCTGCTGCGCACGCACACCACCTCGGCCAGCGCACGCGCCCTCTACCGCCTGGCGCAGAAG AAACCCTTCACGCCCGTCAAGTACTTCTCCATCGATCGCGTGTTCCGCAACGAGACCCTGGACTCCACGCACCTGGCCGAGTTCCACCAGATCGAGGGCGTCGTGGCCGACCATGGCCTCACCCTGGGCCACCTCATGGGCGTCCTGCGCGAGTTTTTCACCAAGCTTG GAATCACGCAGCTGCGCTTCAAGCCGGCCTATAACCCCTACACGGAGCCCAGCATGGAGGTGTTCAGCTACCACCAAG GTCTGAAGAAGTGGGTGGAGGTTGGCAACTCGGGGCTCTTTCGCCCTGAGATGCTGCTGCCCATGGGACTCCCTGAGAATGTGTCCGTCATTGCCTGGGGCCTCTCGCTGGAGCG CCCCACCATGATCAAGTACGGCATCAATAACATCCGGGAGCTGGTGGGCCACAAGGTGAACCTGCAGATGGTGTATGACAGTCCCCTGTGCCGCCTGGACTCGCCTGCAcccccgcccacacaggcagctGCCTGA
- the CALR gene encoding calreticulin: protein MLLPVSLVLGLLGLAVAEPVVYFKEQFLDGDGWTNRWVESKHKSDYGKFALSSGKFYGDQEKDKGLQTSQDARFYALSARFDSFSNKGKTLVIQFTVKHEQNIDCGGGYVKLFPQDVNQKDMHGDSEYNIMFGPDICGPGTKKVHVIFNYKGKNVMINKDIRCKDDEFTHLYTLIVRPDNTYEVKIDNNRVESGSLEDDWDFLPPKKIKDPDAAKPEDWDERAKIDDPTDSKPEDWDKPEHIPDPDAKKPEDWDEEMDGEWEPPVIQNPEYKGEWKPRQIDNPDYKGVWIHPEIDNPEYAPDSSIYAFDSFGVLGLDLWQVKSGTIFDNFLITNDEQYATDFGADTWGATKEAEKQMKEKQDEEQRLKEEEEDKKREAEEAEKDDDDDKDDDDDDDKEEEEEEEEDAAGQAKDEL from the exons ATGCTGCTACCCGTGTCACTTGTGCTCGGCCTCCTTGGCCTTGCTGTGGCCGAACCAGTCGTCTACTTCAAAGAGCAGTTTTTGGACGGAG ATGGCTGGACCAACCGCTGGGTGGAATCCAAACACAAGTCGGACTATGGCAAATTTGCCCTCAGTTCCGGCAAGTTCTACGGCGACCAGGAGAAAGATAAAG GACTGCAGACGAGCCAGGACGCCCGCTTCTACGCCCTGTCTGCTCGCTTTGACTCCTTCAGCAACAAGGGCAAGACCCTGGTGATCCAGTTCACTGTGAAGCACGAGCAGAACATCGACTGTGGGGGCGGCTACGTGAAGCTGTTTCCGCAGGACGTGAACCAGAAGGACATGCACGGGGACTCCGAGTACAACATCATGTTTG GTCCCGACATCTGTGGCCCCGGCACCAAGAAGGTGCATGTCATCTTCAACTATAAGGGCAAGAACGTGATGATCAACAAGGACATCCGCTGCAAG GATGATGAGTTCACGCACTTGTACACGCTGATCGTGCGGCCTGATAACACCTATGAGGTGAAGATCGACAACAACCGCGTGGAGTCGGGCTCCCTGGAGGACGATTGGGATTTCCTCCCCCCCAAGAAGATCAAGGACCCCGACGCTGCTAAACCCGAGGACTGGGACGAGCGCGCCAAGATTGACGATCCCACAGACTCCAAGCCAGAG GACTGGGACAAACCCGAGCACATCCCTGACCCCGACGCCAAGAAGCCAGAGGACTGGGACGAAGAGATGGATGGCGAGTGGGAGCCACCGGTGATCCAGAACCCTGAGTACAAG GGCGAGTGGAAGCCCCGCCAGATCGACAATCCAGATTATAAGGGTGTTTGGATCCACCCAGAGATCGACAACCCAGAGTACGCCCCCGACAGCAGCATCTATGCCTTCGACAGCTTTGGGGTGCTAGGTCTGGACCTCTGGCAG GTCAAGTCTGGCACCATCTTCGACAACTTTCTCATCACCAACGATGAGCAGTATGCTACTGATTTCGGGGCTGACACGTGGGGTGCCACGAAG GAAGCCGAAAAGCAAATGAAGGAAAAGCAGGACGAGGAGCAGAggctgaaggaggaggaggaggacaagaagcGGGAGGCGGAAGAGGCGGAGAAGGATGATGACGATGACAAGGACGACGATGACGATGAtgacaaggaggaggaagaagaggaggaggaagacgccGCGGGCCAGGCCAAGGACGAGCTGTAG